One genomic window of Gossypium hirsutum isolate 1008001.06 chromosome D11, Gossypium_hirsutum_v2.1, whole genome shotgun sequence includes the following:
- the LOC121203098 gene encoding ubiquitin-conjugating enzyme E2 22, protein MATNENLPPNVIKQLAKELKGLDESPPEGIKVGVNDDDFSIIYADIEGPAGTPYENGVFRMKLLLSHDFPHSPPKGYFLTKIFHPNIAPNGEICVNTLKKDWNPSLGLRHVLIIVRCLLIEPYPESALNEQAGKMLLENYDEYARHARLYTGIHAKPKPKLKSGAICESTTALNVEQHNTSVLNIEQKNAASGAGLSLPSPLAPSSTKGGNNPDHQSQPQQQPIVPATETGVSGTAVVGISGTAPKKEGLSKIPADKKKMDARKKSLKRL, encoded by the exons ATG GCAACCAATGAAAATCTTCCACCAAATGTTATAAAGCAACTGGCAAAGGAATTGAAGGGTCTTGACGAATCACCTCCGGAAGGAATTAAAGTTGGTGTAAATGATGATGATTTTTCGATCATTTATGCTGACATTGAAGGGCCAG CTGGGACTCCATATGAAAATGGTGTTTTCCGTATGAAGTTGTTACTGTCTCATGATTTCCCTCATTCTCCTCCGAAAG GCTACTTTCTGACCAAgatttttcatccaaatattgCACCCAATGGGGAAATTTGTGTAAACACACTAAAAAAGGATTGGAATCCAAGTCTTGGATTACGACATGTACTCATC ATAGTTAGGTGTTTATTGATTGAGCCATATCCAGAATCTGCACTAAATGAACAGGCTGGCAAGATGCTGCTTGAAAATTATGACGAGTATGCCCGGCATGCCAG GCTTTATACTGGAATCCATGCGAAACCAAAACCGAAGTTGAAATCAGGAGCTATTTGCGAGTCAACTACAGCATTGAACGTGGAGCAGCATAACACCTCGGTTCTGAATATCGAGCAGAAAAATGCAGCAAGTGGTGCCGGGTTATCATTGCCATCCCCACTCGCTCCGTCATCGACAAAAGGAGGCAACAATCCAGACCATCAGTCGCAGCCGCAGCAGCAGCCTATAGTTCCGGCAACTGAAACTGGAGTTAGTGGAACCGCCGTCGTAGGAATCTCGGGAACTGCTCCTAAGAAGGAAGGTCTGTCGAAAATCCCTGCAGACAAGAAGAAAATGGATGCTAGAAAGAAAAGTCTCAAGAGATTGTAA